The genomic segment AACTATTTTTATTCCATATTCTGTTATGTTATTTGTATCTACTTTTTTTGTCATTTTTTGCTCCTTTATTTGATATATTATAATATCATTTATATATTTTCCAAACTTCATTTTAAAACATTTCTATTAAATAAAAAATGTTGAAGCCAAAAAAGAGTATAGATATATGTTCAATACATTTAATTGAAATGAACAGATATAATTTTTTATACTAGGGTGGTATAAAAATTTTATACTACCCCATATTTATTTTTTAATTAGTTGATGGATTTTTTGGTTGAAAAGTTTTAATAATTGAACTTGGAGCTTTTACTACATTTGCTGTATTCGTTGCACTTCCTGATATTTGACTACCTAAAGCACTTTTTGATATAGCTTCAATTGAAACAGTTCCTAGTTTTTCAGCTATTGAATGAGCAACTTTTACAAGTCCTAACATTATTATCCCCATAATAAAAGATTGCAGAGCTACTCCCATTGGCTCAATATTATTTCCTACATTACTAATTAATGATGTTTGAAAATCTGTGTATGTTCCCATTACTGCTGACATTATTAAACCAACTATTAAAATAGTTAAAGCATTTGAAATAAACATATTTAGCCATTGATTAAATATTTGTTTTGAGAAACCAAAAGCTAGAGCAAATACAGCTATTGGTAAAAGTAATAATAGTAATTTTAAAGTAAGCTCTGTAAAAACAATTATTAAAAATGTAGGAACTGCACCTATAACAAAACCTAAATAAATTAATAACATACATAAAGTACCTAAAATCGCCCCTGGTATACTACTTGGAGTGGCTTGATATGTTATATTTGCTAGTTTTATTGCTTCATCAAATAGTTTATCTAATTTAGCAAATAAGTTTATATCACCACTCATAAGATGATGAAGACCCTCAAAAGCTACCTTTAAAGTTTCCATAAATCCACCTTGATTAGTAGCAACTGAAATAACAAGAGAAGCTGATACAATTTTCCAAACTAATTCTCTTAAAGGCTCTTGAGATTTACCAGCAAAAGATTTATAAGCTTCAAACATTACCCAAAGAGTAACTGTAATTCCAAATAAACTAGCTAAAGCTTGAATAATAGTTTGAATATCTGATGAATTTAAGAAATTAAATATACTTGAAACAAAAGCTCCTAAACCTTGAAAGAAATTCATAAAATCCCCTTTTGACTTAAATAATTACTCCAAATAGCAATAAGAACTATCAAAAGTAAAATGATTATAAATTTGCCTTGGTTTTCACCAATATCAGGTTTATTTTTAGGCTCTATTTTAAAATTGATTTTTTGACTTATATTGTCGAATAAATCTGCAAAAAAACCAAAAAATCTTGATATGTATAGAAAAAATAAGCTTATGATCCTAAAAGGATTAAAAGCTATTTTCATAAAAGATATAATTTTTTGTTCACTCATTTTTTTGCCTTATCATCAGGTTTTAATGACCAATCAAATTTTGAAAAATCTATATGCTTCCCTTTAACTGTATCGTATGCTTTTTGCTTCATAGCACTCCATTCATTTGTTTGTTTTAGTTCTTCAAACCATACATTAGCTTTCATTCCATAAACTTTTTCATACTCTTTTGTGATGGCTTTAGCTTGTTGCTCAATATCATTTTTAACAATTTGTATAGCAAATATTTTTTCTCTATATTCAATTTTTGCTTTATCTTCTGCACTCTCTCCACAACCACTTAATAAAAAAGCTAAACTTATAGCCATTCCAAATATAATTTTTTTCATTTTTTACTTCTCCTTGTTTATTGACCAATTAAATTTTGAAAAATCACTATGTTTATTTAGTGTACTTTCAAATTGTCTTTGTTTTTGCTCTTCTTCTGCTCTTGCCATAGCTTGATTGTTTTTTTCCATCATATCAATTTTCATTTGGATAATTTGCATTTGAGCCATTTCCATATTAATAGCATTTGCTATATCTTGACTATCTTTTATATCTTGTGAGCTTGAAACTCTGCTAGATAATTTTTCTAAATTTTCTGCTGATGCATCTACCATCTTTTTAGTTTCTTGAACTGTTGCAATTTGTGTAACTTCTCTTTGAAGTTTCATTTTGCAATTCTCTTTTTCCCAATCTTTGTAAATTTGATTTTCACATCTATCAAAAACATTATATTTTTGAAATAAACTTCTTGATAAATTCCCAATATTTGAACTAGGGTTTGCCATAGCTTTAGCTAAATCTAAATAGTCATCACCATATACTTTCGCATATTGTTGTAATCTGTTTAAATCTTTTACAAATCCAACACTATCACGAATACCTGTTTTACTCATAAGTTCAGTTTCATAAGCTGTTAATTGGCTAGAGTAGTGCGAAGCTGTATCACTCCATCTTTCGGCTGTTTCTTTCCACTCTGCTATCTCTTTGATGTTTTGAGCTAAAGTTTGAGCAATAGCAAGGACATCAACTGTTGGTATTCCTGAACTAAAAAGTAATTGAGTGCTTAGAACTGCACTAATTAGATATTTTTTCATATTTATTTTTCCTTGTTTAAGTTTGTATTATTTTTTATATCTTGTAAACGAGCTTCTAGCTCATCATCTTTAATTTTTAACTCTTTAAGCTCCTTTCTAATTTCTAACTCTCTATTTTCTAGCTCTTTAAAAAGAGTTTCTAAATCTTTCAAAAACTCTTGAAAAATAGCTTCTACTCGCTCATCAATAATTTCATTACTTTTAATTTCCATTTTTATATTTCCTTTTATGCTGTTTTTTCATTTATATATTCTATTAATTCCCAATCATCACTATCGTAGATAAGCTCTTCACGGCACCATATAATCAATCTTTCTATTTTTGTTAAGTTGATAGGCTTATTATTGTTTTCTATATGGTTTAAAAGCTTATTTAACCACTTATCGTATCTATTAGCTAGAATATCATCAAGATAAATAGATTCTTTATAGAAATTATCTTTTTTTACAAAGAAATTCTCAACCATTAAATCTTTTTTTAGTTTTGATATGTCAATATTTGACATAAACAAATTAAATATTTTTATATTTATGTTTACTTCTTGTTCTGTATGATTTTGTTTCAGCTCTCTCATACAGAGCTTTTTAATTAATGCTATTTCATTGGTAACCTCTTTTTTTATAATTTGTATTGTGCTTGTTTGTATATTTGCTTTAAATATCTCTTTTTTTAATGCTTCTTTAGTTTTTGTGTTACCCGTTTTAATATCAGTTTTTACCAAAGTGCTATTATTTTGAATATCATAAAATAAATCTTCAAACTGCTCTTTATTCTCTTTTGGAAAATGTGAAAATATATGTTTATAAATATATTTTGGAACTGGAGTTCTACTTGTTAAAATTAAATTTATTTTATTTTTTCTTTTCCAACCGTCCAACTCGTGGATATATTTTATATCATCACTTTTAAACTGTTTTTTAATATATTTTGAAACATATCCAACAGCTTTTTTACTATCTTGCAAGATTTCTATTTCACATCTTCCTATATCATTATCTTTATTTTTTGAATAAATAGAATTAATTAAATATTTGTTGATGGGTTTTTCTTTATTATTTGAAATAAATCTTTTTTCATCTGTACATTTCATTTTATTTTTAATAATACTTATTGCAGTTTCAAGCTCTTCATTTGGAACAAATAAAACTATGTGTAAGTGTGGAGTTAGTGAGATATGTTTTTCTACTACTTGAACATATCTGCAAAATATCTTTTTTCTACCAAAATCAGTTTTTGAAAACTCTTTAATAAAATTTCTTTTTACATTATTCAAAAGTTCATAAGCTACTTTTGGAGAGTTTTCTTTTTTATGTAATGGATTAGAAATAAGATTTTTTTGTTCATCTAGTTTATATTTATGGAATTGACTGTTTGCAGTTAATGTAATAAAAAGAGCTGTAAAGTTATCTTTATACTTTTCTTGCATTTCTTTTTGAAAATAGATAGATTTAAAAATTAAATCATTGTATCTTAGTTCATACTCTTTTTTTAAATCAAAAGTTAAATCTTCTATTTCACCAGTTTTTAAATTTAAAAGCTTTTTATTACTCATAAACTCTTTTTGTTTTGCTTCAAATTTTTCAGAGTATATTCTAAGTTCAAAAAGCTCTTCTTGAATTATGTTTGTTTTCATTCTCATTTTTTCCTATGGGACAATCTTCAATAACTAGACAAGGGCAAAGCCAAAATCTAACTTATTTGAAAATTTGGATTTTGCCATCAATAAAATATTTAAGTAAAATATTTAATCCACCACCAAAACCAATACCATAATCTTGGAATTTTTTTTCTGCTATTTCTTTTGTATTTCTATCTATTGCAAAAGTAATTTTTTTACTTTGTTCATTTTTTCTTTCTATTTGGTTTTCCATCTTTTTCCCTTTATAGTTTTTATGTAAATAAATGTAAGTTTATACAACATTTGATATACTAATGATTGTTTTTAAGATATAAAAAAACAATAAAGCACAAATATGTATTATTTTGCATTTATAAGTATTACTATATATTGTAATATATTAATATATGCTTAAAATTATTATTGATTAGGGTAAAAATGGATTTTGATACTTATTTTGAAAAACTTTTTAATTTTTATAATGTTTCAACAATTAAAGAACTATCACAAAAAATTGGAATAGGTGCTTCAACCATATCTGCTTGGAATCAAAGAAAATCTATATCGGCATTAAAAAAAGCTTGTAGAGAACTTAATATTTATAATGATATTTTTGGGAATATAGACAATAAAATATTAGAAGCTTTGAATAAAGAACAACAAGATGAAATAAAAAATAGTATAGATGAAGATACAATGTTTCATATTCAAAATCTTTTTACAATAGCTAAAAGAAAAAATTTATTGAAAGAACTAAAAACTGAATTAAGTATGATGTATTTAAAATATTCTACTTATGACAAAGATTCGAAAACAGAAGATGGAAGAAATATTTTTAATGATAATATAATTTTTGAAGCTCCAGAAAAAATTTAGAAAATTATTAGAAATAGTAAAAATATCATTTCAGAAAATTTAGAAAAAAATATAAAAGAATCTGAAAAAGAAAACTCATAAATTAATCTTTTTATTTTTATGAAATCTCACAAAAACATTTTATTTTTTTGCCTATAAAAAGAGAAAAATCAAACAAACTTTTTTAAAAAGTTACAGATTTATTTTTGCTATTAAAAAAACTTTTCTAGCTAGTTGCTGTAAAAATTGATAAATGTATTTTTGTTTAAATATTTGTATTACAGGAAAGGAAACTAGGACACAAAAAGCAGGGCTTTTTTGTCCTAGATTTCCGACCTGTTCTGCGAAGCTCTTGTATAAAACTTTTGTAAACAAAAGATTTTATGATTTTTTTTAGAAAAAAAATATTTTAATTTAGTACAAAAAATATATTTTTTAAATCATTTTTAATTAAATTTAATTCAATAAAATTTATTGAATTTTACTTTTTATTTTAAAATTTCAAAAACTTTTTTAAGTCCAGCACTAGCAACTTTTTGTTGAACTTTTGCATATCTTTTTGTAGGTCGTGTTGAACTATGTCCAAGAATAGCTGAAACAACTTCCATACTATTATCAGTTTCATTTAAAGATATTTCACCAATTAAATGTCTTAAATCGTGTATTCTAATTTGCTTATTAAT from the Aliarcobacter cryaerophilus ATCC 43158 genome contains:
- a CDS encoding type IV secretion system protein, producing MNFFQGLGAFVSSIFNFLNSSDIQTIIQALASLFGITVTLWVMFEAYKSFAGKSQEPLRELVWKIVSASLVISVATNQGGFMETLKVAFEGLHHLMSGDINLFAKLDKLFDEAIKLANITYQATPSSIPGAILGTLCMLLIYLGFVIGAVPTFLIIVFTELTLKLLLLLLPIAVFALAFGFSKQIFNQWLNMFISNALTILIVGLIMSAVMGTYTDFQTSLISNVGNNIEPMGVALQSFIMGIIMLGLVKVAHSIAEKLGTVSIEAISKSALGSQISGSATNTANVVKAPSSIIKTFQPKNPSTN
- a CDS encoding type IV secretion system protein, which codes for MKKYLISAVLSTQLLFSSGIPTVDVLAIAQTLAQNIKEIAEWKETAERWSDTASHYSSQLTAYETELMSKTGIRDSVGFVKDLNRLQQYAKVYGDDYLDLAKAMANPSSNIGNLSRSLFQKYNVFDRCENQIYKDWEKENCKMKLQREVTQIATVQETKKMVDASAENLEKLSSRVSSSQDIKDSQDIANAINMEMAQMQIIQMKIDMMEKNNQAMARAEEEQKQRQFESTLNKHSDFSKFNWSINKEK
- a CDS encoding replication endonuclease, which translates into the protein MKTNIIQEELFELRIYSEKFEAKQKEFMSNKKLLNLKTGEIEDLTFDLKKEYELRYNDLIFKSIYFQKEMQEKYKDNFTALFITLTANSQFHKYKLDEQKNLISNPLHKKENSPKVAYELLNNVKRNFIKEFSKTDFGRKKIFCRYVQVVEKHISLTPHLHIVLFVPNEELETAISIIKNKMKCTDEKRFISNNKEKPINKYLINSIYSKNKDNDIGRCEIEILQDSKKAVGYVSKYIKKQFKSDDIKYIHELDGWKRKNKINLILTSRTPVPKYIYKHIFSHFPKENKEQFEDLFYDIQNNSTLVKTDIKTGNTKTKEALKKEIFKANIQTSTIQIIKKEVTNEIALIKKLCMRELKQNHTEQEVNINIKIFNLFMSNIDISKLKKDLMVENFFVKKDNFYKESIYLDDILANRYDKWLNKLLNHIENNNKPINLTKIERLIIWCREELIYDSDDWELIEYINEKTA
- a CDS encoding helix-turn-helix domain-containing protein → MDFDTYFEKLFNFYNVSTIKELSQKIGIGASTISAWNQRKSISALKKACRELNIYNDIFGNIDNKILEALNKEQQDEIKNSIDEDTMFHIQNLFTIAKRKNLLKELKTELSMMYLKYSTYDKDSKTEDGRNIFNDNIIFEAPEKI